The Saprospiraceae bacterium genome includes a window with the following:
- a CDS encoding urocanate hydratase, which yields MSKNHKLDEITLGIGNSLPEKKNLSVKCAHAPKRNIKGILSKSEKRLALKNALRYFPASMHAELAKEFADELNKFGRIYMYRYRPDYEIFSRPVDQYPAKCRQAAAIILMIHNNLDFKIAKYPEELITYGGNGAVFQNWAQYRLTMQYLSEMTDKQTLVLYSGHPLGLFPSHKNAPRVVVTNGMMIPNHSTKDDWNKYNALGVTQYGQMTAGSFMYIGPQGIVHGTTITLLNAGRINGLGVDNLKGKTFVTSGMGGMSGAQSIASVISGAVGIIAEVDEAAIKQRIADGYVIKENVYTDLNTLFGKITESKKNQKAVALVYHGNIVDFWEAAVTSNFQIDLGSDQTSLHNIDDLGYCPAGYTFKEAKKLLNADKGKFMGEVRKTLVRHVKAINIMASRGMYFWDYGNAFLKEAGDAGAEIWNDKKTKTYKYPSYVEDIMGPLCFDYGFGPFRWVCLSGDEADLKMTDKIAGKVIKKMMKSAPEDIKGQLNDNLIWIRDAQKNIPVVGSLARILYADAEGRIKIALAFNKAIKKKKIKGPIVLGRDHHDVSGTDSPYRETSNIYDGSSFTADMAVQNFVGDSFRGATWVSLHNGGGVGWGEVINGGFGMVIDGSKRSAKNIQSMLHWDVNNGIARRSWARNREAFITAERAMAACKDLKLTLPTVANDDLIAGVIR from the coding sequence ATGTCCAAAAATCATAAGCTGGATGAAATTACTCTAGGTATCGGCAATAGCCTTCCTGAAAAGAAAAATTTATCTGTTAAATGTGCACATGCACCCAAAAGAAATATCAAAGGGATACTTTCAAAGAGCGAAAAGCGCCTGGCTTTGAAGAATGCTCTGAGATACTTTCCTGCATCCATGCATGCTGAACTTGCAAAGGAATTTGCTGATGAGCTCAATAAATTTGGTCGCATATACATGTATCGGTACAGACCTGATTATGAAATTTTTTCCCGTCCTGTAGATCAGTATCCTGCAAAATGCCGCCAGGCTGCCGCTATTATATTGATGATTCACAATAATCTTGATTTCAAAATTGCAAAATATCCCGAAGAATTGATCACATATGGTGGTAATGGCGCTGTATTTCAAAATTGGGCTCAGTACAGGCTTACTATGCAATATTTGTCTGAAATGACTGATAAACAGACATTGGTGCTTTATTCAGGACATCCTCTTGGCCTGTTTCCATCTCATAAGAATGCTCCAAGAGTAGTGGTCACCAACGGTATGATGATACCCAATCATTCTACTAAAGACGATTGGAATAAGTATAATGCGCTCGGTGTCACTCAATACGGACAAATGACAGCAGGATCATTCATGTATATCGGTCCACAAGGCATCGTGCATGGAACCACCATCACACTGCTCAATGCAGGAAGGATAAATGGTCTGGGTGTTGACAATCTGAAAGGAAAGACTTTCGTCACTTCCGGCATGGGTGGAATGTCAGGAGCCCAATCTATTGCTTCAGTTATTTCCGGTGCGGTAGGAATCATCGCAGAGGTGGATGAAGCTGCGATCAAACAAAGAATTGCAGATGGATATGTAATAAAAGAAAATGTATATACCGATCTCAATACACTTTTTGGCAAAATCACTGAATCCAAAAAAAACCAGAAAGCTGTGGCTTTAGTTTATCATGGCAATATTGTTGATTTTTGGGAAGCCGCAGTCACATCAAATTTTCAGATCGACTTGGGGTCCGACCAGACATCATTGCACAATATTGATGATCTGGGATATTGCCCTGCAGGCTACACATTTAAGGAAGCTAAAAAATTGCTGAATGCAGATAAAGGAAAGTTCATGGGCGAAGTCAGGAAGACATTGGTCAGGCATGTCAAAGCGATCAACATCATGGCTTCCCGTGGTATGTATTTCTGGGACTATGGAAATGCTTTCCTCAAAGAAGCCGGCGATGCAGGAGCCGAAATCTGGAACGATAAAAAAACAAAGACTTACAAGTATCCGTCATATGTAGAAGATATCATGGGTCCGTTGTGTTTTGATTATGGATTTGGCCCTTTCAGGTGGGTATGCCTTTCAGGAGACGAGGCAGACTTGAAAATGACAGATAAGATTGCAGGTAAAGTCATTAAAAAAATGATGAAATCTGCACCCGAAGACATAAAAGGTCAACTGAATGACAACCTGATATGGATCAGGGATGCTCAAAAGAATATCCCGGTGGTAGGATCATTGGCAAGAATACTGTATGCTGATGCCGAAGGAAGAATCAAAATCGCACTTGCTTTTAATAAGGCAATTAAAAAAAAGAAAATCAAAGGCCCAATAGTACTTGGCAGAGATCATCATGATGTATCAGGGACTGATTCGCCCTACAGAGAGACATCCAATATTTATGACGGATCATCATTCACTGCAGATATGGCTGTTCAGAATTTTGTGGGTGACTCATTTAGGGGTGCCACTTGGGTCTCGTTGCACAATGGTGGTGGAGTAGGGTGGGGCGAAGTCATCAATGGCGGATTTGGAATGGTGATAGACGGATCTAAGAGATCTGCAAAAAACATACAGTCCATGTTGCATTGGGATGTCAATAATGGTATTGCAAGAAGATCATGGGCCAGAAACAGGGAGGCCTTTATCACTGCAGAAAGAGCTATGGCTGCATGCAAGGATTTAAAACTTACTTTACCCACAGTCGCAAATGATGACTTGATAGCTGGGGTTATCAGATAA
- the ald gene encoding alanine dehydrogenase — protein sequence MIIGVPKEIKPSENRVALTPAGVMEFVGRGHKVYVQSSAGEGSGFPDSEYIQAGASMLPTIEDVYSIAEMIIKVKEPIEREYKLIKSNQLLFTYFHFASYEPLTHAMIASNAVCLAYETVESPDRSLPLLIPMSEVAGRMAIQQGAKYLEKPMQGRGVLLGGVPGVPPAKVLVLGGGVVGTQAAKMAAGLGAIVTILDVSLKRLRYLSDVMPANVITMYSNEYTIRRLIVNHDLIVGAVLIPGAKAPNLITRDMLKEMRPGTVVVDVAVDQGGCIETCHPTTHEDPIYVIDDVVHYCVANMPGAVPYTSTIALTNATLPYALQLADKGWKKACQDNKELKLGLNVVNGKVVYKGVADAFGLEYTDVSAVL from the coding sequence ATGATCATTGGAGTACCAAAAGAGATAAAACCGAGTGAAAATCGGGTAGCCCTGACACCAGCAGGTGTGATGGAGTTTGTAGGTAGAGGACATAAAGTGTATGTTCAGTCAAGTGCCGGAGAAGGATCAGGCTTTCCGGATTCTGAGTATATTCAGGCTGGAGCATCTATGTTGCCTACTATAGAAGATGTCTACAGCATCGCTGAAATGATCATCAAGGTCAAAGAACCCATAGAAAGAGAGTACAAACTTATCAAGTCCAATCAACTCCTCTTTACATATTTCCACTTTGCATCGTATGAACCTTTGACACATGCCATGATCGCGAGTAATGCAGTGTGTCTGGCGTATGAGACTGTTGAGTCTCCTGACAGATCATTGCCATTGCTGATTCCTATGTCAGAAGTAGCCGGTCGTATGGCCATACAGCAAGGCGCGAAGTACCTGGAAAAACCAATGCAGGGTCGTGGTGTGCTCTTGGGTGGAGTCCCTGGTGTACCTCCTGCAAAAGTCCTGGTATTAGGTGGAGGTGTTGTAGGTACTCAAGCTGCAAAAATGGCCGCAGGTCTTGGGGCCATAGTAACTATACTGGATGTAAGTCTCAAGAGATTAAGATATTTGTCGGATGTAATGCCTGCCAATGTCATCACGATGTACTCCAATGAGTATACCATCAGAAGACTGATCGTCAATCACGACCTCATCGTAGGAGCTGTACTGATACCAGGCGCCAAAGCACCCAATCTGATCACCAGAGATATGCTGAAGGAAATGAGACCTGGCACGGTAGTCGTAGATGTTGCGGTGGATCAGGGAGGATGTATAGAAACATGCCATCCTACTACGCATGAAGACCCTATCTATGTGATAGATGATGTCGTTCATTATTGTGTTGCCAATATGCCGGGAGCAGTACCGTATACTTCTACCATAGCTTTGACCAATGCCACTTTGCCTTATGCCTTACAACTGGCAGACAAAGGCTGGAAAAAAGCATGTCAGGACAATAAAGAACTCAAACTTGGTTTGAATGTAGTCAATGGCAAAGTCGTCTATAAAGGTGTAGCAGATGCATTTGGACTTGAGTACACAGATGTAAGTGCCGTATTGTAA
- a CDS encoding gliding motility-associated C-terminal domain-containing protein, whose product MEAQKPFVCQGQYYLSLTRDRSPVSGLYEVKFSQNGQRVVLDTIAESVGLILNGMGYRSTDNFIYGMDPFTGRLRRVGSDGIGVDLGLPRGLPPGALYYAGDVSPEGRFLVVITSGTITPQLVKIDLESPVFQCQVLPLIDRSVSVVDIAFDPFTGVLYGNDIRNQRLVTINTESGSVNSNFPIQRQVDQLGALFFDSFGNLFGYGSFNSLVADKLLAINKNTGIITLLAQGPPSVGQDGCSCPYTVELQKIVTPAEAFPCTEVVYSFVVSNGSGITRAGINLSDDMPSGLIIKSVINNPFGGQVTISGNRIRIDNMSVRVGIDTIRVLVEVGPDALGTYKNQAMLSGLPLTLGRTTLSDNPFTTIENDSTTLFVKELDLSFIKEEYVVCPGSGVMIDATFYGLKYLWSDGDRSSKKWLPSPGQYTLLVNSLCENLFFNISVEDDNISLKILQDDYSIDLGDEVILTGEFTSSQENTKFLWEGKNNPPPECPTCITTSVIPHNDGFYTLSMDAGKDCMLKDSVYIRVNKNRLYHYPNIMSANSDSRNDRFFLSGNTRTIQGLFLRVYDRWGNKIYSTEEFELNDANSGWDGTFNGTFVNNGVYVWQAGLRYLDGYIQNVAGDVTVIR is encoded by the coding sequence ATGGAGGCACAGAAACCTTTTGTGTGTCAGGGTCAGTATTACTTATCGCTTACGAGAGACAGGAGTCCTGTTTCAGGATTGTATGAAGTGAAATTCTCTCAAAATGGTCAAAGAGTTGTTTTAGATACAATAGCAGAATCAGTAGGACTTATTCTCAATGGTATGGGATACCGAAGTACTGATAATTTCATCTACGGGATGGATCCCTTTACCGGCAGGCTGAGAAGGGTAGGTAGTGATGGTATTGGTGTTGACCTTGGATTGCCAAGGGGATTGCCTCCGGGCGCACTATACTATGCTGGAGACGTATCACCTGAAGGCAGATTTCTGGTGGTAATAACTTCAGGTACCATCACACCACAATTAGTCAAAATAGATCTTGAGAGCCCTGTTTTTCAGTGTCAGGTTTTACCCCTAATAGACAGATCAGTGAGTGTGGTGGATATAGCATTTGACCCTTTTACAGGGGTTTTATATGGAAATGATATCAGAAATCAAAGATTGGTTACCATCAATACTGAGTCAGGAAGTGTCAATAGCAATTTTCCGATTCAAAGGCAAGTAGATCAATTGGGAGCATTATTTTTTGATTCTTTTGGCAATCTGTTTGGATATGGCTCATTCAATTCTCTTGTGGCTGATAAGTTGTTGGCTATTAATAAAAATACAGGAATTATAACCCTTTTAGCCCAAGGTCCTCCATCTGTGGGTCAGGATGGATGCTCGTGTCCATATACGGTGGAACTGCAAAAAATTGTTACTCCTGCTGAGGCTTTTCCCTGTACCGAAGTGGTTTATTCATTTGTAGTGAGCAATGGATCAGGTATTACAAGAGCAGGCATCAACCTTTCTGATGATATGCCATCAGGATTGATAATTAAGTCAGTGATAAACAATCCCTTCGGAGGTCAGGTAACTATATCAGGTAATAGAATCAGAATTGACAATATGTCCGTGAGAGTAGGTATTGACACTATCAGGGTTTTGGTAGAAGTCGGACCTGATGCACTGGGGACATACAAAAATCAGGCTATGCTTTCCGGTTTACCATTAACTCTTGGAAGAACAACACTTTCGGACAACCCATTTACTACTATCGAAAATGATAGCACAACCTTGTTTGTCAAAGAATTGGATTTGTCTTTTATCAAGGAAGAATACGTAGTATGTCCTGGTTCAGGAGTCATGATAGATGCCACATTTTATGGCTTAAAATACCTTTGGTCTGACGGAGACAGGTCTTCAAAAAAATGGTTACCATCACCAGGACAATACACCTTGCTTGTAAACTCACTTTGTGAAAATTTATTTTTTAATATCAGTGTCGAAGATGATAATATCTCCTTAAAAATACTTCAGGATGACTATTCCATTGACTTGGGTGATGAAGTGATTTTGACTGGTGAATTTACGAGTAGTCAGGAAAATACAAAATTCCTTTGGGAAGGAAAAAACAATCCTCCGCCAGAATGCCCCACTTGTATTACAACAAGTGTTATTCCTCATAATGATGGGTTTTATACATTGTCAATGGATGCGGGCAAAGACTGTATGCTAAAAGACAGTGTATATATCCGGGTGAACAAAAATAGGCTGTATCACTACCCAAATATCATGTCAGCAAATAGTGATAGCAGAAATGACAGGTTCTTCCTGAGTGGTAATACCCGTACCATTCAGGGCTTATTCTTAAGAGTGTACGACAGATGGGGCAATAAAATTTACAGTACAGAAGAATTTGAACTCAACGATGCGAACTCAGGTTGGGATGGTACTTTTAATGGTACATTCGTCAATAATGGAGTGTATGTGTGGCAAGCCGGCTTAAGATACCTTGATGGATATATTCAAAATGTTGCTGGTGATGTGACTGTGATACGATGA
- a CDS encoding DUF2891 domain-containing protein: MACHFHKRHLFGLLFFAYLLTTCKSAEDNIASDKRLTISKEIAENLSRLPVKCLQKEYPNKLNQSLSDATEIGAPAQLHPAFFGCYDWHSSVHGHWMLVRLLKQFPDLSRRDTIMTLLIETLTAENINAEISYFKRKSEKSYERTYGWAWLLKLQQELDSWTIPEAKQLAQNLQPLTDLLVERYLEFLPRLNYPIRSGEHPNTGFGLALAYDYARSAKKDSLVQLIKIRSKDYFLNDSNCPMTWEPGGFDFLSPCLQEADLMARILDPKDFKEWIDLFLPDLQNRDFKLEQAKVSDRTDGKLVHLDGVNFCRAWSLYRIVNIIPEYHHLIQIANQHIEASLPNIADGGYEGEHWLASFAIYALSQPEEN, encoded by the coding sequence ATGGCTTGTCATTTTCATAAAAGACATCTTTTTGGTTTATTGTTTTTTGCTTATCTTCTTACTACCTGTAAAAGTGCTGAGGACAATATTGCATCTGATAAGCGTCTGACGATATCAAAAGAAATTGCAGAAAATCTATCTCGGCTTCCAGTAAAGTGTCTTCAGAAAGAGTATCCCAATAAGCTTAATCAATCACTTTCTGATGCGACAGAAATAGGAGCACCTGCACAACTACATCCTGCATTCTTTGGTTGTTATGACTGGCATTCGTCCGTGCATGGGCACTGGATGTTGGTCAGATTATTAAAACAATTTCCTGATTTGTCTCGTAGGGATACCATCATGACACTACTGATTGAAACTCTTACAGCTGAAAATATCAATGCAGAAATATCCTACTTCAAGCGTAAGAGTGAAAAATCATACGAAAGAACGTACGGATGGGCATGGTTGCTTAAACTTCAACAGGAGTTGGACTCATGGACTATCCCGGAAGCAAAACAACTCGCACAAAACCTGCAACCACTCACAGATCTTTTGGTAGAGCGGTATCTTGAGTTTCTGCCCAGACTCAACTATCCAATAAGATCAGGAGAACACCCTAATACGGGATTTGGGCTTGCACTGGCTTATGATTATGCCCGGTCAGCAAAAAAAGACTCCTTGGTTCAGTTGATTAAAATCAGATCAAAAGACTACTTTTTGAATGACAGTAATTGTCCTATGACGTGGGAACCGGGAGGATTTGATTTTCTGTCGCCTTGTTTGCAGGAAGCAGATCTGATGGCAAGGATTTTAGATCCTAAAGATTTCAAAGAGTGGATTGACCTGTTTTTGCCTGATTTGCAAAATCGGGATTTTAAATTGGAACAGGCAAAGGTTTCTGACAGAACCGATGGTAAACTAGTACATCTGGATGGAGTCAATTTTTGCAGGGCGTGGTCACTTTACAGGATTGTAAATATTATCCCTGAATATCACCACTTAATCCAGATAGCCAATCAACACATCGAAGCATCATTGCCCAATATCGCCGATGGTGGATACGAAGGGGAACATTGGCTTGCTTCTTTTGCAATTTATGCACTTTCACAGCCTGAAGAAAATTGA
- a CDS encoding HlyC/CorC family transporter codes for MELIIILALILINGIFSMSELALVSSRKFKLEKAKKKGVRGAKTALELSENPTRFLSTVQIGITGIGILLGIYSGENITNDVEAYISSFGWFHPYEHAIATGIILILITYFSIVFGELFPKRIGMTFPEPIALMAAKPMQILSKIASPFVWMLTISNNLLLRFFGINKLKESIVTEDEIKSIIAESAEGGEIDSIEQEIVERVFELGDKKVNSIFTYRSDLIYFDISEPWKKVKQKINAAKHSCYLVCENHNIDEVVGIVLLKDLFDVDDKTFSLKDYITQPVYINEYFSAYNLLEQFKKHRMHYGVVVDEFGSTKGLVTMVDLVDALIGNIMIEDEEKFGIVQREENSWLVDGLFSISEFQKYFDIDLDEEVLEKYTTISGIFIYFNNEVPMVGDKITIDKYTIEVVDKDGQKVDKVMVTKNQIF; via the coding sequence ATGGAATTAATCATTATTCTTGCGCTGATTTTGATCAATGGTATTTTCTCAATGAGCGAATTGGCATTGGTTTCTTCCAGGAAATTTAAACTTGAAAAAGCCAAAAAAAAAGGAGTCAGAGGGGCTAAAACTGCTTTGGAACTTTCTGAAAATCCTACCAGGTTTTTAAGCACAGTCCAGATCGGTATTACCGGAATTGGGATCTTGTTGGGTATTTATAGTGGTGAAAACATAACTAATGATGTGGAAGCATATATCTCATCTTTTGGTTGGTTCCATCCCTATGAACATGCTATTGCTACCGGAATTATTTTGATTTTGATTACGTATTTTTCTATTGTTTTCGGAGAATTATTCCCAAAAAGAATTGGAATGACTTTTCCGGAGCCAATAGCTTTAATGGCTGCAAAGCCTATGCAAATATTGTCAAAAATAGCATCACCTTTCGTTTGGATGCTCACCATTTCCAATAATCTTTTACTGAGATTTTTTGGAATCAATAAATTGAAGGAATCAATAGTCACTGAAGACGAAATCAAATCTATCATTGCTGAAAGTGCAGAAGGCGGCGAGATAGATTCTATCGAGCAGGAGATTGTCGAAAGAGTGTTTGAGTTGGGGGATAAAAAAGTCAACAGTATTTTTACATATAGGAGCGATTTGATATATTTTGATATTTCAGAACCTTGGAAGAAAGTAAAACAAAAAATCAACGCGGCAAAACATTCCTGTTATCTGGTATGTGAAAACCATAATATCGATGAAGTGGTAGGGATCGTATTGCTAAAAGATTTGTTTGATGTTGATGATAAGACATTTTCTTTGAAAGATTATATTACACAACCAGTATATATTAACGAGTATTTTTCAGCTTATAATTTGCTGGAACAATTTAAAAAGCATAGAATGCATTATGGAGTTGTGGTGGATGAATTTGGCAGTACAAAGGGTCTGGTTACTATGGTTGATTTGGTCGATGCACTGATTGGAAATATTATGATAGAAGATGAAGAAAAGTTTGGAATTGTCCAGCGTGAAGAAAACTCCTGGTTGGTTGACGGTCTGTTTAGTATAAGTGAATTTCAAAAATATTTTGACATAGATTTAGATGAAGAAGTATTGGAAAAATATACCACTATTTCAGGTATTTTTATTTATTTTAATAACGAAGTCCCAATGG